The following proteins come from a genomic window of Elusimicrobiota bacterium:
- a CDS encoding NAD(+)/NADH kinase, with protein sequence MKKIGIIYNFQKERAREEMVLIKNWLLKKNFKVTVLPSSSKRLPPVDLAVSLGGDGTMLKASALLANAQIPVLGINMGSLGFLAETNPEESYDFLEKILKGKFEIEKRMMLEVKIYSNSKITKNYALNECMIHSGNNGRVITVSAAINKEFLADFIGDGLIISTPTGSTAYSLAASGPIVYPNLSVFVITPICPHTLAQRPMIVPTKDVTIELKVSSKNIKERPSVVIDGQTDYFLEKGNFVNVSVSAKPLLLIINPNRKYLQVLRAKLKWGERG encoded by the coding sequence ATGAAAAAGATTGGAATTATCTATAATTTTCAAAAAGAAAGAGCCAGAGAAGAGATGGTTTTGATTAAGAATTGGCTTTTAAAGAAAAATTTCAAGGTAACCGTTTTGCCGTCTTCTAGCAAAAGACTTCCGCCGGTGGATCTTGCTGTTTCGCTTGGGGGGGACGGTACGATGCTTAAAGCCAGCGCTCTTTTGGCAAACGCTCAGATCCCTGTTTTGGGGATAAATATGGGATCGCTGGGATTTTTGGCTGAAACCAATCCTGAAGAATCGTATGATTTCTTGGAAAAAATTCTAAAAGGAAAATTTGAAATAGAAAAAAGGATGATGCTTGAAGTTAAGATTTATTCCAATAGTAAAATTACGAAAAATTATGCTTTGAATGAATGTATGATCCATTCCGGGAACAACGGGCGTGTTATAACAGTTTCAGCTGCAATAAATAAGGAGTTTCTTGCGGACTTTATCGGTGACGGACTAATAATTTCTACACCCACAGGATCAACAGCTTACTCGCTCGCGGCTTCAGGGCCTATTGTTTATCCGAATTTGTCCGTTTTTGTTATTACGCCGATATGCCCTCATACCCTGGCGCAAAGGCCTATGATTGTTCCTACAAAAGATGTGACTATTGAACTAAAGGTTTCCTCAAAAAATATCAAAGAAAGGCCCTCGGTTGTAATTGACGGCCAGACGGATTATTTTCTTGAAAAAGGAAACTTCGTAAATGTTTCAGTTTCGGCGAAACCTTTACTTTTGATAATTAATCCTAATAGGAAATATTTGCAGGTCTTGCGGGCTAAATTGAAATGGGGCGAACGAGGATAA